AACGGGAGCCGCGCCGATGATCCCCGGAGAAGTCTTCACCGCGCAGGGCGATATCCTCCTGAACGAAGGGGCTGAGGCGATCACGCTGACGGTCGCAAACACCGGCGACCGCCCGGTGCAGGTGGGCAGCCACTACCATTTTGCCGAGACAAACAGCGGGCTGTCGTTTGATCGCGACGCGGCGCGCGGGATGCGGCTTGATATTGCCGCCGGCACCGCGGTGCGGTTTGAGCCCGGCCAGACGCGTGAGGTGCAGTTGGTGCCCTTCGGCGGTGCGCGCAAAGTTTACGGCTTTAATCAGAAGGTTATGGGCGCGCTTTAAAGCGGCGCGGTCCCGGTTTTTGAAGAGGAGAGCAAAATGTCCCGAATGATGACCCCGGTCGAGTTCTGGAAGAACAGCGTGGATCTGTGGTGCATTGCCACCGAAGCCCAGATCGAGATCGCGCGGCAGATGATGCAGGTGACGGGGCTTTGGTCGCCCTCGTTCGGACAGGGCGAAAGCCTTGCCAAGAGCCTCTCGCGCAAGCCCGCACGGGCCAAACCTGCGCCCGTTAAGGCTCCTGCGAAAGCGGCGGTGAAAGCGCCGAAGCCGGTGGTTGCAGCGGCTCCGGTTGTCGCCAAGGCCCCGGCGGCACAGGTCGCGTCGCCTAAGGCCGAAGCCCCTGCGCAATCGCCCAAGGTTGCGCCCTTTCCGGAAGCCGAACTGAAGCCGACGCCCAAGCGCCGCGCCAAGCCCAAGGCAGAGGCCAAACCGGCCGCGCCTGCTCAGGTCGCAACGCCTGTTGAGGCAAAGCCTGCCGCTCCTGCCGCTC
The sequence above is drawn from the Pseudoruegeria sp. SHC-113 genome and encodes:
- a CDS encoding urease subunit beta, with the protein product MIPGEVFTAQGDILLNEGAEAITLTVANTGDRPVQVGSHYHFAETNSGLSFDRDAARGMRLDIAAGTAVRFEPGQTREVQLVPFGGARKVYGFNQKVMGAL